The proteins below are encoded in one region of Ferruginibacter lapsinanis:
- a CDS encoding slipin family protein, which produces MKKIMINAYQVALVFKNSVYKKMLTEGNYWLWFGETAMIYDVTKPFIAPIELNILLQDAALANALQVIEVNDNEIALRYENGLLKQVLTAGRYAYWKSEVNQFDFIKADIGKIEITENISRAVLQNPLVAPYVRVFNVANFEKGVVYIDGKYVQILPAGIYFWWKNNISIVMSVIDIRMQQIEINGQEILTKDKAALRINGYAQYKVADVEKAVLQNKDYERQLYMAFQLALREYVGGLAFDELLEKKDSIVPFILEAVKTAADELGVSVNGFGIRDIILPGDVKDIMNKVLVAEKNAQANSIMRREETASTRSLLNTAKLMEDNAMLWKLKEMEYVEKIADKISNISVNGNGVLIDQLKQIFVPQK; this is translated from the coding sequence ATGAAAAAAATCATGATCAACGCCTACCAGGTAGCCTTGGTATTTAAAAATAGCGTGTACAAAAAAATGTTGACTGAAGGAAACTATTGGTTGTGGTTTGGAGAAACCGCAATGATATATGATGTAACTAAACCCTTCATTGCACCAATAGAATTAAACATTTTATTGCAAGATGCTGCATTGGCAAATGCTTTGCAGGTGATTGAAGTAAATGACAATGAAATTGCGTTGCGTTATGAAAACGGTTTGTTGAAGCAAGTGTTGACTGCCGGTCGTTATGCTTATTGGAAGAGCGAAGTCAATCAATTCGATTTCATTAAAGCAGATATCGGCAAGATCGAGATCACTGAAAACATCAGTCGTGCTGTGTTGCAGAACCCTTTGGTAGCACCATACGTACGTGTGTTCAATGTGGCAAACTTTGAAAAAGGCGTGGTGTATATTGATGGAAAGTATGTACAAATTTTGCCAGCAGGTATTTACTTCTGGTGGAAGAATAACATCTCTATCGTAATGAGTGTGATCGATATCCGTATGCAGCAAATAGAGATCAATGGTCAGGAGATATTGACCAAAGATAAAGCTGCATTGCGTATCAACGGTTATGCCCAATACAAAGTAGCAGATGTAGAAAAAGCTGTGTTGCAAAACAAAGATTACGAACGTCAGTTGTATATGGCTTTCCAGTTGGCATTGCGTGAGTATGTGGGAGGTTTGGCTTTTGATGAATTGTTGGAGAAAAAAGATTCCATCGTTCCATTCATTTTGGAAGCAGTAAAAACTGCTGCTGACGAATTGGGTGTTAGCGTAAATGGTTTCGGTATCCGTGATATCATTTTGCCAGGCGATGTAAAAGACATCATGAACAAAGTGTTGGTAGCAGAAAAGAACGCACAGGCCAACAGCATTATGCGTAGAGAAGAAACTGCCAGCACCCGTAGCTTGTTGAACACTGCAAAATTGATGGAAGACAATGCCATGTTGTGGAAATTGAAAGAGATGGAATACGTAGAAAAAATTGCCGACAAGATCAGCAACATCAGCGTAAATGGTAATGGCGTTTTGATCGATCAGTTGAAGCAGATCTTTGTGCCGCAGAAATAA
- a CDS encoding nucleotidyltransferase family protein, with amino-acid sequence MNNFKAIIFSAGLGTRFKPWTDSHPKALAIVNGKSLLQRNIEYLQQYGITDVVVNVHHFPDQIIDAINANGGWGSNIAISDESKEVLETGGGLLKARHLLENDEFFITLNVDVLTDLDLNKLIAFHIENNPLISFGITDRLTSRNFLFDKSNRLCGWRNNITKEEKIAISKPDLREKAYSCVAVFNSAVFSLIKQTGKFSLTETYLDLAKDNTILGFNHTGDKWVDVGKPESVAIAEKLFP; translated from the coding sequence ATGAACAATTTTAAAGCAATCATCTTCTCTGCAGGATTAGGTACACGTTTTAAGCCTTGGACAGATTCACATCCAAAGGCGCTTGCTATTGTAAATGGCAAATCTTTATTACAACGTAATATTGAATACTTACAACAATATGGTATTACAGATGTGGTTGTAAATGTTCATCATTTTCCTGATCAGATCATAGATGCGATCAATGCAAATGGAGGATGGGGGAGTAATATTGCTATCAGTGATGAGAGCAAGGAAGTATTGGAAACAGGCGGAGGCTTATTAAAAGCAAGACATTTGTTGGAAAACGATGAATTTTTTATTACGCTAAATGTAGATGTGCTGACAGATCTTGATCTGAATAAATTAATAGCTTTTCATATCGAAAACAATCCGTTGATCTCTTTCGGTATCACTGATAGATTGACCTCACGTAATTTTTTATTTGATAAGAGTAATCGTTTGTGTGGTTGGAGAAATAATATTACTAAAGAAGAAAAAATAGCTATCTCAAAACCCGATCTCCGGGAAAAGGCATATAGCTGCGTAGCGGTGTTTAATTCAGCCGTGTTTTCTCTTATCAAACAAACAGGAAAATTTTCGCTTACTGAAACGTATCTCGATCTGGCAAAGGATAATACCATTTTAGGTTTCAATCATACGGGTGATAAATGGGTAGATGTAGGGAAGCCTGAAAGCGTGGCGATTGCTGAAAAACTATTTCCTTAG
- a CDS encoding RapZ C-terminal domain-containing protein, with protein sequence MQQITDNIKALFSQYSDAAITIIEKLPQSGGDRIYFRLITDKGNFIATYNTNIKENNTFIAFSKHFKNAHCPVPEIYAVNDDATIYIQQDFGDASLLHELETIGHTDKVYALYQKSLKQLANLQINGDKGLDYDLCITSKEFGKQAIIADLLYFKYYFLDTLKIPYDKEKLIDDFDALSTYLSHVDHKYFMFRDFQSRNVMVKDEEVYFIDYQGGMKGALQYDVASLLWQAKAELSDEWKNKLLQYYISCVEEIVQKPIDKSRFEAQYNGYVLIRLLQVLGAYGFRGLFERKAHFLTSIPLALHNLKWFLFNKHVGIVLPEFERLLQIIIQDDIVKRFQPTKATAATPLVVKINSFSYLKTGYPKDETENGGGFVFDMRGILNPGRIDEFKTQSGLDKGVKDFLEQQTKMPDFLNSIYNIVDIAVEDYITRGFESLMVNFGCTGGQHRSVYAAEQVARHLKNKFNVKIELNHMNKENWRREL encoded by the coding sequence ATGCAACAGATAACAGATAACATTAAAGCCTTATTCAGTCAGTACAGTGATGCGGCTATTACTATCATTGAAAAATTACCTCAGAGCGGTGGCGACAGGATCTATTTCAGGTTGATTACAGATAAAGGGAATTTTATTGCTACTTACAATACCAATATAAAAGAGAACAATACGTTTATTGCTTTTAGCAAACATTTTAAAAATGCCCATTGTCCTGTTCCGGAAATTTATGCCGTGAATGATGACGCTACTATATATATACAACAGGATTTTGGTGATGCATCTTTATTACATGAGTTAGAAACCATCGGGCATACTGATAAAGTATATGCGTTGTATCAAAAAAGCCTGAAGCAATTGGCTAATCTGCAGATCAACGGAGATAAAGGATTGGATTATGATCTGTGTATTACGAGTAAAGAATTTGGTAAGCAGGCTATCATTGCCGACCTGTTATATTTTAAATACTATTTTCTTGATACTTTAAAAATTCCTTACGATAAAGAAAAACTCATTGATGATTTTGATGCGTTGAGTACTTACTTAAGTCATGTTGATCATAAATATTTTATGTTCCGTGATTTTCAGAGCAGGAATGTGATGGTAAAAGATGAAGAAGTTTATTTCATCGATTACCAGGGAGGTATGAAAGGTGCTTTGCAATATGACGTGGCAAGTTTGTTATGGCAAGCCAAAGCAGAGTTAAGCGATGAATGGAAAAATAAGTTATTACAATATTATATTAGCTGCGTTGAAGAAATTGTACAAAAGCCGATAGATAAAAGTCGTTTTGAGGCGCAATACAATGGGTATGTGTTGATACGTTTATTGCAGGTGTTGGGAGCGTATGGCTTTAGAGGATTGTTTGAACGCAAGGCACATTTCTTAACAAGCATTCCATTGGCATTACATAATTTAAAATGGTTCTTATTCAATAAGCATGTGGGTATTGTGCTTCCTGAGTTTGAACGATTACTGCAAATAATCATCCAGGATGATATTGTAAAAAGATTTCAACCAACAAAGGCTACAGCGGCCACTCCACTGGTGGTGAAGATCAATAGTTTTTCTTACCTGAAAACAGGTTATCCCAAAGATGAAACAGAAAATGGCGGAGGATTTGTATTTGATATGAGAGGTATTTTAAATCCCGGGAGAATTGATGAATTTAAAACGCAAAGCGGTTTGGATAAGGGCGTGAAAGATTTTTTAGAACAACAAACAAAAATGCCAGACTTCTTAAACAGCATTTACAATATTGTAGATATTGCTGTGGAAGATTATATCACAAGAGGTTTCGAAAGTTTAATGGTCAATTTCGGTTGTACTGGCGGTCAACATAGAAGTGTGTATGCTGCTGAACAGGTAGCAAGACATTTAAAAAATAAATTCAATGTAAAAATTGAATTGAATCACATGAATAAAGAAAACTGGAGGAGAGAGTTATGA
- a CDS encoding AAA family ATPase, with amino-acid sequence MDNLFNQKVINANNVFDDRFLDTKILYLYCFNELPSLSFVNNIDGEKAFDVFKEKNRELISHVHQYRWYKREKKRYQFDKTVIILKNNCLLEFDDDYCEILHDGKQDAFVQELTDLVNQFKEKQRRQPLEINLIVRNGRGLDLKAMEIKRTKLDLDLFYEDDFKETDEVIRKRLNAKKDKGIVLLHGLPGTGKTTYLRHLIGKIKKRVLFLSPTVADNLMNPEFVELLIDNPNTVLIIEDAENIIMDRKLSNGSSVSNLLNISDGLLADFLNVQLICTFNNSLTLVDSALMRKGRLIAKYEFGKLGIDKAQKLSDHFGFSNVITKPMTIAEIANPNEKEYKPERVEVMGFRRNEVAMN; translated from the coding sequence ATGGACAATTTATTTAACCAGAAAGTTATCAATGCAAACAATGTGTTTGATGATCGTTTTTTGGATACGAAAATATTATACCTGTATTGTTTCAACGAACTGCCGAGTTTAAGTTTTGTAAACAACATTGATGGGGAAAAAGCATTCGACGTATTTAAAGAAAAAAACAGAGAACTTATCTCTCATGTGCATCAGTACAGATGGTATAAAAGAGAAAAGAAAAGATATCAGTTCGATAAAACAGTGATCATTTTAAAAAATAATTGCTTACTGGAATTTGATGATGACTATTGCGAAATATTGCACGATGGCAAGCAAGATGCTTTTGTACAGGAGCTGACAGACCTGGTAAATCAATTTAAAGAAAAACAAAGACGTCAGCCATTGGAGATAAACCTTATTGTACGTAATGGCAGAGGGCTCGATCTGAAGGCAATGGAGATCAAAAGAACGAAACTGGATCTGGATCTTTTTTATGAGGATGATTTTAAAGAAACAGACGAAGTGATACGTAAAAGACTCAATGCTAAAAAAGATAAAGGGATTGTATTGCTACACGGATTACCCGGTACAGGCAAAACAACTTACCTGCGTCATTTGATAGGTAAAATAAAAAAGCGTGTGTTATTCTTATCACCAACGGTAGCTGATAACCTTATGAATCCTGAGTTTGTTGAGTTATTGATAGATAACCCGAATACAGTGTTGATAATTGAAGATGCTGAAAACATCATCATGGATAGAAAACTAAGTAACGGGTCATCCGTATCAAACCTGTTGAATATTTCGGATGGACTATTGGCAGATTTTTTAAATGTACAGTTGATCTGCACATTCAACAATTCGCTAACACTTGTAGATAGTGCATTGATGCGTAAAGGAAGATTGATTGCAAAATATGAATTCGGAAAATTAGGAATTGATAAGGCGCAAAAGTTGAGTGATCATTTTGGGTTTAGTAATGTCATTACAAAGCCGATGACCATAGCAGAAATTGCGAATCCAAATGAAAAGGAATATAAACCAGAAAGAGTGGAAGTAATGGGTTTTAGAAGAAATGAAGTCGCAATGAATTAA
- a CDS encoding T9SS type A sorting domain-containing protein has translation MKRIHTIRLLLIILFCCISYNVTLAQQSLLVNLGSNTCADPLSPAFSIVSNPFGSSSVLNNCDLKNQIPDYNNTFIAYNPKDNKIYVNDVRFSPNSRIWVLDVGLPNNIICPATIPVDPNFTPTYSVNNFEFDNSGNLWTLRNYNKTEGTCIMDQYDIMTGNILASKTLQFSAGNFPSDIGNGDLCILPNGRLFTTLGRDSSKFYEITNYNGGSGNATGTFLHTMPKNCFGIAYLNGKLEITGTNSTDSCYYFDYDIGSNILGGLKNFQNGLAPIDNTSISPVVGTTKRLVGATKLSNNSFELTYEIYLQNLGNVILNNINITEDLGKVFGAGNVSNVTANFIPGFNTPGLLLNSSYNGITITDLLAPNQQLANRTSPLENYFTKLEVTFTASNLTANQIYYNSAIATANISSDSGPINIIDSSNNGTPAVVDPNQNGIANELGENVPTPFSFGLVPVKFMYNYAVEKNRMAFLEWKVATPVINANKFIIEISKNGTTWQYAGEVVIDEPNQSNYQFTYPYSFSGNVFYRIKEIDKNGLSIYSTIMKLNNGTVTDFQIYPNPASNFIQIISSNNSSGKTSVELYDAVGRKLSRQIIVDRMIKINTTNLLEGVYMIKLLSNGNTQTQRIIVKH, from the coding sequence ATGAAAAGAATACATACAATAAGACTATTACTGATCATTCTCTTCTGTTGTATATCTTACAATGTTACTCTTGCACAGCAATCACTTTTAGTTAATTTAGGAAGTAATACTTGTGCAGACCCGCTTTCTCCTGCATTTTCAATCGTCAGCAACCCATTTGGAAGTTCATCTGTTTTGAACAATTGTGATCTAAAAAACCAAATACCCGACTACAACAATACATTCATTGCATACAACCCAAAAGACAACAAGATTTATGTAAACGATGTACGATTCAGCCCTAACTCAAGAATATGGGTATTAGACGTTGGACTGCCTAATAATATTATTTGTCCGGCAACGATACCCGTCGACCCAAACTTTACACCCACTTATTCTGTAAATAATTTTGAGTTCGACAATAGTGGTAATCTCTGGACATTACGTAATTACAACAAAACCGAAGGCACCTGTATCATGGATCAATATGATATCATGACAGGTAATATTCTTGCATCAAAAACACTTCAGTTTTCTGCAGGAAATTTCCCCTCTGATATAGGTAATGGAGACCTGTGCATTTTACCAAACGGAAGATTATTCACTACCCTGGGCAGAGACTCTTCAAAATTTTACGAGATCACCAATTATAATGGTGGCTCAGGAAATGCAACCGGAACATTTCTACATACAATGCCCAAAAACTGTTTTGGTATAGCTTACCTGAATGGCAAACTGGAAATAACCGGAACCAACTCAACCGACTCCTGCTATTATTTTGATTATGATATCGGGAGTAATATATTAGGCGGTCTAAAAAATTTTCAGAATGGATTAGCTCCAATCGATAATACAAGTATTTCACCTGTAGTAGGTACTACAAAAAGATTAGTCGGAGCAACAAAATTATCAAATAATTCTTTTGAGCTGACCTATGAAATATATTTACAAAATCTGGGCAATGTTATTTTGAATAATATCAATATTACAGAAGATCTGGGAAAAGTATTCGGAGCTGGTAATGTAAGTAATGTAACAGCAAATTTTATTCCCGGGTTCAATACACCTGGCCTCCTTCTTAACAGTTCTTATAACGGAATAACAATAACTGATTTGTTAGCGCCAAATCAGCAATTAGCCAACCGCACCTCCCCTTTGGAGAATTATTTTACTAAACTTGAAGTGACTTTTACGGCAAGCAACTTAACCGCTAACCAGATCTATTATAACTCAGCCATTGCAACAGCTAATATCAGCAGTGATAGCGGACCTATCAATATTATTGATTCATCAAATAACGGAACACCGGCCGTGGTCGATCCTAACCAAAATGGTATCGCCAATGAGTTGGGAGAAAATGTACCAACTCCATTCAGCTTTGGGCTTGTTCCGGTAAAATTCATGTACAACTATGCGGTTGAAAAAAATAGAATGGCATTTCTTGAATGGAAAGTTGCCACTCCGGTAATTAATGCTAATAAATTTATAATCGAGATAAGTAAGAACGGTACTACATGGCAATATGCCGGTGAAGTGGTGATTGATGAACCGAATCAAAGTAATTATCAATTCACTTATCCATATTCATTTTCAGGTAATGTTTTTTACCGTATAAAAGAAATAGACAAAAATGGGCTTTCGATATACAGCACCATAATGAAGTTAAATAACGGCACAGTTACTGACTTTCAGATCTATCCAAACCCTGCCAGCAATTTTATACAAATCATTTCATCAAATAATTCTTCTGGTAAAACCAGTGTTGAATTATACGATGCCGTTGGAAGAAAATTATCAAGACAAATAATAGTTGATAGAATGATAAAAATAAATACTACCAACTTACTCGAAGGAGTATATATGATCAAGCTGCTTAGTAATGGAAATACACAAACGCAGAGAATAATAGTAAAACACTAA
- a CDS encoding four helix bundle protein, which yields MAFRFEELKVWQLALRLSNEIDLLVKPFPKEELYSLSSQMKRAADSVVLNIAEGSTGQSKPEFKRFLGIGLRSAIEVVSCLFIAQSRKYISEENFKKYYDEYEVLCKMITKLRDSM from the coding sequence ATGGCATTTAGATTCGAAGAATTAAAAGTTTGGCAATTAGCACTGAGATTAAGCAATGAAATTGATTTGTTGGTAAAACCGTTTCCAAAAGAAGAGCTATATAGTTTGTCTTCTCAAATGAAAAGAGCAGCAGACTCTGTTGTTTTAAATATTGCAGAGGGTAGTACGGGGCAATCTAAGCCTGAATTTAAACGCTTTTTAGGAATAGGATTGAGATCAGCAATAGAAGTAGTCTCTTGTTTATTCATTGCTCAATCCAGGAAATATATTAGTGAGGAAAATTTCAAAAAATACTACGATGAGTATGAAGTATTGTGCAAAATGATTACGAAGTTGAGGGACTCTATGTAA
- a CDS encoding RtcB family protein, protein MSKLKLTGKQIRAIGYEEGPVVSVAMHAMCTHFKHHTEVEALQILKDVLATPENYLADEVLSKIAEKLIEPVIEETTEIPLNENSVAYNVFGAKHIEEGALLQMQTAAKLPVAVAGALMPDAHQGYGLPIGGVLATDNAIIPYAVGVDIGCRMCLSFFAIEPDALKKKEAYFQRELVANTLFGAGREFAERTEHEVLDRKEFSEINFLQSLQHKALKQLGSSGSGNHFVEFGKVEITDADNPMGLAVGNYVGLLSHSGSRGLGANIANYYTQIAMQKTVLPKEAKHLAWLDLDTEEGMEYWLAMNLAGDYASACHHTIHAKIAKAIGEKPIARVENHHNFAWKEMYEGKEVIVHRKGATPAGKDVLGIIPGSMTAPGFIVKGKGEPTSLNSASHGAGRKMSRSKALANITHEALKNELKAHGVKLIGGGLDEAPFAYKDINEVMACQNTLVDVLGRFYPAIVQMDGTDPRKFKKRRDEISGE, encoded by the coding sequence ATGAGCAAATTAAAATTAACCGGTAAACAGATCCGGGCTATCGGCTACGAAGAAGGGCCGGTGGTAAGTGTGGCCATGCATGCCATGTGCACACACTTTAAACATCATACAGAAGTAGAAGCATTGCAAATATTAAAAGATGTATTAGCTACTCCGGAAAATTATCTGGCGGATGAAGTGTTATCTAAAATTGCAGAAAAATTAATTGAACCTGTAATAGAAGAAACTACAGAAATTCCGTTGAATGAAAATAGTGTGGCATACAATGTATTCGGTGCCAAACATATTGAAGAAGGTGCTTTATTGCAAATGCAAACCGCAGCGAAATTGCCAGTGGCAGTGGCCGGTGCGTTAATGCCTGATGCCCACCAGGGCTATGGCTTACCGATTGGTGGTGTGTTGGCAACAGATAATGCCATCATTCCGTATGCAGTGGGTGTAGACATTGGTTGCAGAATGTGTTTGAGCTTTTTTGCGATTGAACCGGATGCTTTGAAAAAGAAAGAAGCCTATTTTCAAAGAGAGTTAGTAGCCAATACATTGTTTGGTGCAGGCAGAGAATTTGCTGAAAGAACTGAACATGAAGTACTGGACAGAAAAGAATTTTCAGAAATAAATTTCTTGCAATCATTACAACATAAAGCGTTGAAGCAGTTAGGCTCTTCCGGTAGTGGTAACCATTTTGTAGAGTTTGGGAAAGTGGAAATTACTGATGCTGACAATCCGATGGGATTGGCAGTTGGTAATTATGTTGGCTTGTTGAGCCATAGTGGTAGCAGAGGGTTGGGCGCAAATATTGCCAACTACTACACACAAATTGCGATGCAAAAAACTGTGTTGCCAAAAGAAGCTAAACATTTAGCATGGCTGGATCTGGATACTGAAGAAGGTATGGAATACTGGCTGGCTATGAATTTGGCGGGAGACTATGCAAGTGCTTGTCATCATACCATACATGCAAAAATTGCAAAAGCGATTGGAGAGAAACCAATTGCAAGAGTAGAGAACCATCACAACTTTGCATGGAAAGAAATGTATGAAGGCAAAGAAGTGATCGTACATCGGAAAGGTGCTACACCGGCAGGCAAGGATGTATTGGGAATTATTCCCGGCTCTATGACTGCACCGGGCTTTATTGTAAAAGGTAAAGGTGAACCAACTTCTTTGAATTCTGCATCTCATGGAGCAGGAAGAAAAATGAGCAGAAGCAAAGCACTGGCTAATATTACTCATGAAGCATTGAAGAATGAATTGAAAGCACATGGTGTAAAACTGATCGGTGGTGGTTTGGATGAAGCGCCTTTTGCTTATAAGGATATTAATGAAGTGATGGCCTGTCAAAATACTTTGGTGGATGTGTTGGGGAGATTTTATCCGGCTATTGTACAGATGGATGGAACGGATCCGAGGAAATTTAAGAAGAGGAGGGATGAGATTAGTGGAGAGTGA
- a CDS encoding efflux RND transporter periplasmic adaptor subunit encodes MSKKAKWIIGSLIGLVLLMIGLKMTGVFGKNEGIKVTTEKAQKRDITEIVNASGKIYPEIEVKVSPDISGEITELNVQEGDTVKKGQVLARIYADIYDIQRNQAASGVAQTEAQAANTRAAVDALKAQLEQAQKTYNMQKVLFDDKVISRNEFNVAEASFKTAQANYNAALQNIKGGYASIQSAQANLAKANKDLGRTVIVAPMDGVVSLLNVKKGEKVAGNSFNVGTEMMRIADMQKIEIRVDVGESDIPKVHLGDSAIVDVDAYSDRKFKGIVTQIASSNNGATTASVTSNTSSDVTNYKVYIRLLPESYTDLLGKGSFPFRPGMSASADIRTKTHTNVLSVPINAVTTREKTDSSKNERPKEAAAAASDDLDVVVFVIDKEGLVKKVKVKTDIQDINHIEVTEGLKEGEQVITGPYDVISKQLKEKDKVKVVEKKDLFEAKK; translated from the coding sequence ATGAGTAAAAAAGCTAAATGGATAATTGGTAGTTTAATCGGATTGGTCCTTTTAATGATCGGTCTAAAAATGACCGGCGTGTTTGGAAAAAATGAAGGCATAAAAGTAACAACCGAGAAAGCTCAAAAACGAGACATCACGGAAATCGTGAATGCCAGCGGAAAAATTTATCCCGAAATCGAAGTAAAGGTTAGCCCCGATATAAGCGGAGAAATTACAGAGCTAAATGTACAGGAAGGCGATACGGTAAAAAAAGGACAAGTGCTTGCCCGTATATATGCAGATATTTATGACATTCAGCGCAATCAGGCAGCTAGCGGCGTTGCACAAACTGAAGCACAGGCGGCTAACACTCGTGCAGCAGTTGATGCACTTAAAGCACAGTTAGAACAGGCACAAAAAACATACAACATGCAAAAAGTGTTGTTTGATGATAAAGTGATCAGTCGTAATGAATTTAATGTTGCGGAAGCCAGTTTCAAAACTGCACAGGCTAATTACAATGCAGCATTGCAAAATATTAAAGGCGGATATGCTTCCATACAAAGTGCACAGGCCAATTTAGCAAAGGCCAACAAAGACCTCGGAAGAACGGTTATCGTAGCACCAATGGATGGTGTGGTAAGTTTATTAAACGTAAAAAAGGGAGAGAAAGTTGCAGGCAACAGTTTTAACGTAGGAACAGAAATGATGCGGATTGCCGATATGCAAAAAATTGAAATAAGAGTTGATGTGGGTGAAAGTGATATCCCAAAAGTACATTTGGGTGATAGTGCTATTGTTGATGTAGATGCATATAGTGATAGAAAATTTAAAGGTATTGTAACACAAATAGCCAGCAGCAATAATGGTGCTACTACAGCTTCTGTTACAAGCAATACAAGCTCTGATGTAACTAATTATAAAGTTTACATTCGTTTGTTACCCGAAAGCTACACCGATCTGTTAGGAAAAGGATCATTCCCATTCAGACCTGGAATGAGTGCCAGTGCAGATATCAGAACAAAAACACATACTAATGTATTGAGCGTGCCTATAAACGCCGTTACCACAAGAGAGAAAACTGACAGTAGCAAAAATGAAAGACCTAAAGAAGCTGCCGCCGCCGCCTCAGATGATTTAGATGTAGTGGTATTTGTTATTGATAAGGAAGGACTTGTAAAGAAAGTAAAAGTAAAAACAGACATACAAGACATCAATCATATTGAAGTGACAGAAGGGTTAAAAGAAGGAGAGCAAGTGATCACAGGGCCGTACGATGTTATCAGCAAGCAACTCAAAGAAAAAGATAAAGTAAAAGTAGTGGAGAAAAAAGACCTCTTTGAAGCCAAGAAATAA